The following proteins are co-located in the Polystyrenella longa genome:
- a CDS encoding helix-turn-helix domain-containing protein has product MKKSEPIHHPTRSASLRATEETPTTCGTMGFSKKQAPNEEDSVEAFNNNHQPMEIQVGCESPKLELWTMIQKGKTKYMTIREFAEQNPISEPTVRRLVREDKIDHIQPGGHRSKILIPEDALDRVLKQKASNPSPKSISGRTPRWKQ; this is encoded by the coding sequence ATGAAGAAGAGTGAACCCATCCATCACCCCACCCGGAGTGCATCGCTGCGCGCAACGGAAGAGACGCCGACAACGTGTGGTACGATGGGATTCAGTAAAAAACAAGCTCCGAATGAGGAAGACTCAGTCGAGGCTTTCAATAACAACCATCAGCCAATGGAAATACAAGTTGGCTGTGAATCCCCTAAATTGGAGTTATGGACGATGATCCAAAAAGGAAAAACCAAATATATGACTATAAGGGAATTTGCTGAACAAAATCCCATTTCTGAGCCGACGGTACGGCGTCTGGTCCGTGAGGACAAGATTGACCATATCCAGCCCGGAGGTCATCGCTCGAAGATTCTGATACCGGAAGACGCTTTGGATCGTGTGCTCAAACAGAAGGCTTCCAACCCGTCTCCTAAATCAATTTCCGGCAGGACTCCCCGATGGAAGCAATAG
- a CDS encoding tyrosine-type recombinase/integrase yields MARKKSNRETIQCQFFKWKIYERGGVWQADGRSNRPSVGRHSLDTRDYLEAKSGLICLDRVCAVKSGLANPDIVDLANNTSVNITEGCKSFLQYCERDRLVGGAKPTTVKRYRAVLDKFQKFAGQNGMAKWAQVTRSVVEKYISWLSAQDYAERTRRFEAETVKRVNKWLIQEALLPNEYLIKLPLMKQQGTTTYCWKPEEIRAMLLYARDAEDLQWLWYVLMMLAQTGARISEACSLQWIDVDLSISLLHIRDESGSKQKKKEIRQTKSGKSRMIPIRPELSDMFKLMNHQQDPYVFHGPRGGRLKPDTVRRLLIKKVLTPLNDQFPTADGEIGFRDGRLHSFRHYFCSQCANQGVSEFMLRDWLGHADSEMVRHYYHLHNAESHQRMAQVNFLSSIQILNDQSNPELN; encoded by the coding sequence ATGGCGAGAAAGAAATCTAATAGAGAAACGATTCAATGTCAGTTCTTCAAATGGAAGATCTACGAACGTGGAGGAGTCTGGCAGGCAGATGGTCGGAGTAATCGACCCTCTGTTGGACGGCATTCGCTTGATACTCGAGACTACCTCGAGGCGAAGTCGGGACTGATTTGCCTTGATCGAGTCTGTGCTGTCAAATCCGGTCTTGCTAATCCTGATATCGTGGATTTAGCAAACAATACGAGTGTCAATATTACTGAGGGATGCAAGAGTTTTCTTCAATATTGTGAACGCGATCGACTCGTGGGAGGCGCCAAACCGACTACCGTCAAACGTTATCGAGCAGTTTTGGACAAGTTCCAAAAATTTGCAGGACAAAACGGAATGGCTAAGTGGGCTCAGGTTACCCGATCTGTAGTCGAGAAATACATCAGTTGGCTGTCCGCCCAAGACTATGCTGAGAGGACTCGACGATTTGAAGCGGAGACCGTCAAACGTGTCAATAAATGGCTCATACAGGAAGCTCTTTTGCCCAACGAATACTTGATCAAGCTCCCCCTTATGAAACAGCAGGGAACAACGACCTACTGCTGGAAACCTGAAGAGATACGAGCCATGCTTCTATATGCGCGGGATGCTGAAGACTTGCAGTGGTTGTGGTATGTGTTGATGATGCTGGCTCAAACGGGAGCCAGAATCTCCGAAGCATGTTCACTTCAATGGATCGACGTGGACTTGTCAATTTCACTGTTACATATTCGGGACGAATCTGGCTCAAAACAAAAGAAGAAAGAAATACGACAAACTAAGAGTGGTAAATCGAGGATGATCCCGATTCGTCCGGAATTATCCGACATGTTCAAGCTCATGAACCACCAGCAGGATCCCTATGTCTTTCATGGACCTCGTGGAGGTCGATTGAAACCAGACACCGTCCGCAGACTTCTGATAAAGAAAGTACTCACACCCTTGAATGACCAGTTTCCAACTGCCGATGGTGAGATTGGTTTCCGAGACGGTCGTCTGCACAGCTTTCGGCATTACTTCTGTTCGCAGTGTGCGAATCAAGGAGTTTCAGAATTCATGCTGCGGGACTGGTTGGGCCATGCCGACAGTGAAATGGTCCGCCATTACTATCACCTGCACAACGCCGAATCGCATCAGCGAATGGCACAAGTCAATTTTCTGAGTTCAATTCAAATACTGAATGATCAGTCGAACCCTGAATTGAACTAA
- a CDS encoding alkaline phosphatase D family protein: MLNRLAKITSITSFFLLCSLGMSSLPVRADSPLEKASTLHAGMGIMVGEVDSNSALVQLRLTETDELVDGDLPGAEGFVRFLLFNQNEPDRILQTSRVIKANADHDFITRVRFKELDAGTGYIIQAEYAELEKPFQKGPQTEFLTLPGAKLAEEVSFVVVTGMNYAKFHGKTNLRLNEGKTATKIQGPAYSGADKDLGFPALASILDAQPLFFVGTGDNVYYDHPKEPRARTFAEMRQKWHEQFVQPRFRDLFAKVPTYWEVDDHDYRDNDCDNSGDQKPTAAQGLRMMLEQLPYAEINAEKPSTYRTFRVSKDLQIWLVENRLFRSPNKMPDGPEKTIWGDEQKSWLKRTLKASDASFKILISPTPMVGPDDAYKTDNHANSNGFQHERDEFFQWVKSEKLDQQGFYIVCGDRHWQYHSIFPNGIEEISCGALVDANSRIGKSPGDPKSTDPEAKIKQPYTQSEPSGGYLLVRSQPATTANGPKLTFEWRDEHGEVLHEDVNER; encoded by the coding sequence ATGCTTAATCGTCTCGCGAAAATCACATCAATCACTTCTTTCTTTCTTCTTTGCAGTCTGGGGATGAGTTCTCTGCCGGTCAGAGCAGATTCTCCCCTGGAGAAGGCCTCGACGCTCCATGCGGGGATGGGCATTATGGTGGGTGAAGTCGATTCAAACTCGGCACTTGTCCAACTGCGATTAACAGAGACAGACGAATTGGTTGACGGCGATCTTCCGGGGGCAGAAGGCTTCGTCCGGTTTCTGTTGTTCAACCAGAACGAACCAGACCGGATCCTACAAACATCTCGAGTGATTAAAGCGAACGCGGATCATGATTTTATTACACGTGTTCGTTTCAAGGAACTTGATGCGGGAACGGGGTATATCATCCAGGCAGAATACGCCGAGTTAGAAAAGCCATTTCAGAAAGGGCCTCAAACCGAATTCTTGACCTTACCCGGGGCTAAGTTGGCGGAGGAGGTTTCCTTTGTCGTTGTGACGGGGATGAACTATGCGAAATTTCATGGTAAGACCAACCTGCGATTAAACGAAGGCAAGACCGCCACCAAGATTCAAGGACCGGCTTACTCCGGAGCAGATAAGGATCTTGGATTCCCAGCCCTGGCTTCGATCCTTGATGCTCAGCCTCTCTTTTTCGTCGGAACGGGGGACAATGTTTATTACGACCACCCCAAGGAGCCTCGGGCACGCACCTTCGCGGAAATGCGTCAGAAGTGGCATGAGCAATTTGTCCAACCCCGTTTCAGGGATCTCTTCGCCAAAGTTCCGACCTACTGGGAAGTCGACGACCACGATTACCGCGACAACGATTGTGACAATAGTGGCGATCAGAAACCGACTGCCGCTCAGGGCCTGCGGATGATGTTGGAGCAGCTTCCTTATGCCGAGATAAATGCCGAAAAGCCGTCGACTTATCGAACATTCCGTGTTTCTAAAGACCTGCAAATCTGGCTTGTTGAAAATCGACTGTTCCGAAGTCCCAATAAAATGCCGGATGGTCCCGAAAAGACGATCTGGGGTGACGAGCAAAAATCATGGTTGAAGCGAACCCTCAAGGCAAGTGACGCCTCTTTCAAGATACTGATTTCCCCCACCCCCATGGTGGGCCCGGACGACGCTTATAAAACAGACAATCACGCGAATAGTAATGGGTTCCAACACGAACGAGACGAGTTTTTCCAGTGGGTAAAGTCAGAGAAACTCGATCAACAGGGCTTTTACATCGTCTGTGGCGACCGTCACTGGCAGTACCATTCTATTTTCCCGAATGGGATCGAGGAGATTTCCTGTGGCGCGTTGGTCGATGCCAACTCCCGGATTGGAAAGAGCCCAGGGGATCCGAAATCGACCGATCCAGAAGCGAAGATCAAGCAACCTTATACCCAGTCAGAACCCTCTGGCGGATATCTGCTGGTCCGATCGCAACCGGCTACTACAGCAAACGGTCCGAAATTAACCTTTGAATGGCGGGACGAGCACGGCGAAGTTCTGCACGAAGACGTGAACGAACGTTAA
- a CDS encoding arylsulfatase — translation MSFARSLPLLFAILISYSVSSSLSAAELAGSQPNIILVMTDDQGYAPVGRHGHPWIETPNLDSLYDESTRFTRFLVSPTCSPTRSALMTGRHPMKNGITHTILERERMTLDATILPQVLKSAGYATGIFGKWHLGDEEPYQPHQRGFNETFIHGAGGIGQAYDCSCADAPDNSYFDPIVRHNGSFVKTDGFCTDVFFKAARGWIKSQQAADQPFFAYITTNAPHGPFLAPPEDKQRFLDRGFTETTAGFYGMIENIDQNMGRLLKEIEESNLAENTMVIFMSDNGMTGAGSGRLGQPLGQAEPGKVDSNKQLFPYNAEMNGLKGNPHEGGVRVPFFVRWPGKIQPGQDIDRIAAHIDLLPTLAALTGAALPENQVEGRSLLPLIEDPTTEWSDRYLFTHVARWPTGADPDQFQWKNFAIRNQQYRFVNNDQLFDMQKDPGETINVIEDHPEVVEQMRTAYEKFWQETRPLMVNEDAPLSKTRPYHELYKAQMKSTGIPEWKPPAL, via the coding sequence ATGTCTTTCGCTCGTTCGTTGCCTTTACTCTTCGCAATCTTGATTAGCTACTCGGTTTCTTCCAGCCTTTCCGCAGCGGAACTCGCGGGAAGCCAACCGAATATCATTCTGGTGATGACCGACGACCAAGGTTATGCGCCGGTTGGACGGCATGGCCATCCGTGGATCGAAACACCGAATCTGGATTCGCTCTACGATGAAAGCACGCGATTTACACGCTTTCTCGTCAGCCCGACCTGCTCCCCTACCCGGTCGGCCCTGATGACGGGACGACATCCGATGAAGAATGGGATTACGCATACGATTCTGGAACGAGAGCGAATGACTCTAGATGCAACAATTCTTCCCCAGGTCTTGAAATCAGCCGGTTACGCTACGGGCATCTTCGGTAAATGGCATCTGGGAGATGAGGAGCCTTATCAACCTCATCAACGGGGATTCAATGAGACGTTCATCCATGGAGCCGGTGGGATTGGTCAGGCTTACGACTGCAGTTGCGCCGACGCACCAGACAATAGCTATTTCGATCCGATCGTTCGGCACAATGGTTCGTTTGTGAAAACGGATGGATTCTGTACCGACGTTTTCTTTAAAGCCGCGAGGGGGTGGATTAAATCACAACAGGCAGCGGACCAACCTTTCTTTGCCTATATCACGACGAATGCTCCGCACGGTCCTTTCCTCGCCCCTCCCGAAGACAAACAACGATTCCTGGATCGTGGGTTTACTGAAACCACGGCCGGCTTCTATGGGATGATTGAAAACATCGATCAGAATATGGGCCGGTTGCTTAAGGAGATTGAAGAATCGAATCTTGCAGAAAACACGATGGTGATTTTCATGTCCGATAATGGAATGACTGGTGCTGGATCGGGGCGATTAGGTCAACCACTCGGACAGGCGGAACCAGGTAAAGTCGATTCGAACAAACAACTGTTCCCATACAATGCGGAAATGAATGGACTCAAAGGAAATCCGCATGAGGGAGGCGTCCGGGTTCCCTTTTTCGTTCGCTGGCCGGGGAAGATTCAGCCGGGACAAGATATTGATAGGATCGCGGCACATATCGATCTGCTACCAACGCTGGCGGCGCTAACAGGTGCAGCCCTACCAGAAAACCAGGTCGAAGGGCGAAGCCTGCTTCCTCTTATTGAAGACCCGACAACTGAGTGGTCTGACCGTTATCTATTCACGCATGTAGCCCGCTGGCCAACGGGTGCCGATCCGGACCAATTTCAATGGAAGAATTTCGCCATTCGTAATCAACAGTACCGGTTCGTCAATAACGATCAACTATTTGACATGCAGAAAGACCCGGGAGAGACAATCAATGTTATCGAAGACCATCCCGAGGTCGTCGAACAGATGCGAACTGCCTACGAGAAGTTCTGGCAGGAAACGCGTCCGCTGATGGTTAATGAAGATGCCCCGCTATCTAAAACACGTCCGTACCACGAGCTATACAAGGCTCAAATGAAATCGACTGGCATTCCTGAATGGAAACCTCCCGCACTCTGA
- a CDS encoding NAD(P)/FAD-dependent oxidoreductase produces MIDMRNIASRRFSQRKKVVVVGDGNVGLQFCEKMVELDRNHEHELIVFTEEKLPAYNRHAMAEYGQHQCPDQILLTPEDWYEEHGIQLHLSDRVLKIDRDERQLISSSGQIINYDLVVLATGSYAFVPPIAGIDQQGVHLFRTINDMERIIKESDQCKSVAVIGGGLFGLEAAKAVYDLGLKTHIIESAPWLMQHQLDETGASCLRSCIETQGVEVHLDTNTTEILSDGNRVCGLQFQDNSQLQVDMVIFAAGLRPRDELGRISQLAIHDEGGIIVNNQLQTSDPSIFAIGKAAWHPEVMCGLVSSGRQMATVLAQNLTGTRTEFTGTEQAVNRNLMGVDVACFGDQIFSGQDLESVTWRDPSAGVYRKLFINPQGTRILGGILVGDTSDYEFLLSLMKSHKTLNCSIDVLLKNVRQSSSETPSPNGPKQTSKRSRKAI; encoded by the coding sequence ATGATTGACATGAGAAACATTGCCAGTCGCAGATTTTCACAGCGGAAAAAGGTGGTCGTTGTTGGCGACGGAAACGTCGGTCTACAGTTCTGTGAGAAAATGGTCGAACTCGATCGCAACCACGAACATGAACTGATCGTTTTCACTGAAGAGAAACTTCCCGCTTACAATCGGCATGCAATGGCCGAATATGGCCAGCATCAATGTCCGGACCAAATTCTGCTGACGCCAGAGGACTGGTACGAAGAACATGGAATCCAGCTGCATCTATCCGACCGGGTCCTGAAGATTGATCGCGACGAGCGGCAATTGATCTCCAGCAGCGGTCAGATCATCAACTACGACCTTGTTGTGCTGGCAACTGGCTCCTACGCTTTCGTTCCTCCCATCGCCGGAATTGACCAACAGGGAGTCCATCTGTTTCGCACCATCAATGACATGGAGCGAATCATTAAAGAGAGTGATCAGTGCAAGTCTGTCGCTGTTATTGGAGGTGGGCTGTTCGGACTGGAAGCGGCCAAAGCGGTTTACGATCTCGGATTGAAAACGCATATCATTGAATCAGCCCCTTGGTTGATGCAACATCAGCTGGATGAAACGGGAGCTTCCTGCCTGCGAAGTTGTATCGAGACTCAGGGGGTTGAAGTCCACCTCGATACAAACACCACGGAAATCCTTAGCGATGGCAACCGAGTCTGCGGACTTCAATTTCAGGACAACAGCCAGCTACAAGTGGACATGGTTATCTTCGCCGCTGGCCTTCGGCCTCGCGACGAACTGGGTCGCATCAGCCAGTTGGCGATTCACGATGAGGGTGGGATTATCGTGAACAATCAATTGCAAACTTCCGACCCGTCCATTTTCGCAATTGGAAAAGCGGCGTGGCATCCTGAAGTGATGTGTGGGTTAGTTTCTTCAGGACGTCAAATGGCGACTGTTCTCGCGCAGAATTTAACGGGGACTCGAACAGAATTCACAGGCACCGAACAAGCGGTTAATCGCAATCTAATGGGGGTCGACGTCGCCTGCTTCGGCGACCAGATTTTCAGTGGGCAAGACCTTGAGTCAGTCACCTGGCGAGACCCGTCAGCGGGCGTCTATCGTAAACTGTTTATCAATCCCCAAGGGACCCGCATCCTCGGAGGAATTCTCGTAGGAGACACGTCTGATTATGAGTTTCTCTTGTCGCTTATGAAAAGCCATAAGACGTTGAACTGTTCCATCGACGTCCTCCTCAAAAACGTCCGACAAAGCTCATCAGAAACGCCAAGTCCAAATGGTCCCAAACAGACTTCGAAGAGATCGCGAAAAGCGATCTAG
- a CDS encoding amidohydrolase family protein: MLLTGIVLLPGAETAENEKANTKQQVEAWRGARILTATGEVYDPGTLVVAQGKIQSVGSEEEITIPEGAKVHDVRGKVIIPGLVDTHSHLGVYSRPGVAANRDGNEATGPVQGIVRALDALNPYDPGIKMALSGGVTTANVMPGSANVIGGQTIYIKLRGYTPEQMWIASEKTVGGLKMANGENPKRSYGSRGQAPSTRMKIAAMQRATFLKAQHYQQEWEHYRKQKAVGEEVDPPQRDLELEPLVEVLEKKRTVHFHTHRADDILTVLRLKREFDFELVIQHGTEAFKVAAEIAEANVPVSMTVIDSPGGKQEVVDLLEQTGAILQQAGVKVIINTDDPVTESRFLLRTAAVTIRGGLSEDEALRALTLSAAEVMHLDERIGSLETGKDADFVVLSGAPFSTYTRVLETWIEGKQYFSLADEDQRWYQTGGFALLDKELRPDYPTPPEAAPFPELAANNQEESSAEIPAITEETTEYIVQAELLFPVSGPPVPHGAVWVRDGKIMAVGTLEELNAPDNVPVVKSKVVTPGLIDAYSMVPLSGAYNISADQDHDEKSGTLQPELRVLDAFNPQEPLLRFLMQQGVTLIHASPGRSNLIAGQSGVFRTYGQNADEMVVQFPQSLVLNLGGEPKSAYQGKSPGTRMGVAAILRKTFQEAQNKLNKENKKPDEEQVDAAEVDRSKPALAERPAAIEKPESRDLKQEILTQVLKQDIPVLIAAQRADDLLTGLRLMQEFDLKGVFTLAGEAYLVRETLAESKTPVIVHPTMQRVGGMETYHSYTGNAAALVEKGNLIAIGTGFEDYVPKTRIVRHEAAMSIPYGLSHAQALQAITLDAARILKLDDQYGSLEPGKVADLVLYDGDPFEHATHVEQVIIDGKQVFQRTQGPIDWRELISLIPAIPESGCCLGF, encoded by the coding sequence ATGCTTCTCACGGGAATCGTTTTATTGCCCGGAGCGGAAACAGCAGAAAACGAGAAAGCAAATACCAAACAGCAGGTCGAAGCGTGGCGCGGAGCACGCATTCTGACGGCAACGGGTGAGGTCTACGATCCGGGGACGTTGGTCGTCGCCCAGGGGAAAATTCAGTCGGTGGGTTCTGAGGAGGAAATCACCATTCCCGAGGGGGCCAAAGTACACGATGTCCGCGGGAAAGTGATTATCCCCGGATTAGTAGATACCCACTCGCACCTTGGTGTTTATTCCCGACCTGGTGTCGCCGCGAACCGTGATGGAAATGAAGCGACTGGCCCCGTGCAGGGGATTGTTCGTGCATTGGATGCGCTGAATCCGTACGACCCGGGCATCAAGATGGCACTCTCGGGTGGAGTAACGACGGCCAATGTCATGCCCGGTAGCGCGAACGTGATCGGTGGCCAGACGATCTACATCAAACTTCGTGGGTACACGCCCGAACAAATGTGGATTGCTTCCGAAAAGACCGTCGGCGGGTTGAAAATGGCTAATGGAGAAAACCCAAAACGAAGTTATGGAAGTCGCGGTCAGGCCCCCTCCACCCGAATGAAAATCGCCGCCATGCAGCGAGCGACATTTTTGAAGGCCCAACATTACCAGCAGGAGTGGGAACATTACCGGAAGCAGAAAGCGGTCGGAGAAGAGGTTGATCCTCCCCAACGTGATTTAGAACTCGAACCTCTCGTCGAAGTGCTGGAGAAAAAACGGACTGTCCATTTTCACACGCACCGAGCGGATGACATTTTAACCGTCTTGCGATTGAAACGGGAATTCGATTTTGAATTAGTGATCCAGCATGGGACAGAGGCATTCAAAGTCGCCGCAGAAATTGCCGAAGCCAACGTGCCTGTCTCCATGACCGTGATTGACAGTCCCGGCGGCAAGCAGGAAGTCGTTGATTTACTCGAACAGACCGGTGCCATTTTGCAGCAAGCAGGGGTGAAGGTCATTATTAATACGGACGATCCCGTCACTGAAAGCCGATTTCTGCTGCGAACTGCCGCCGTCACGATCCGTGGCGGGTTGAGTGAAGACGAAGCGTTACGGGCTTTAACCCTTTCGGCAGCGGAAGTCATGCATCTGGACGAACGAATTGGTTCGCTTGAGACCGGAAAAGATGCCGACTTCGTCGTGCTCAGCGGGGCGCCCTTCAGCACTTATACACGTGTACTGGAGACCTGGATCGAAGGGAAGCAGTATTTTTCTCTGGCAGATGAAGACCAGCGCTGGTATCAGACGGGCGGCTTCGCTCTGTTGGATAAAGAGCTACGACCCGACTATCCAACACCACCGGAAGCGGCACCATTTCCCGAACTTGCTGCCAACAATCAGGAAGAATCCTCCGCAGAAATTCCCGCGATTACTGAGGAGACGACCGAATACATCGTTCAGGCGGAACTCTTATTTCCCGTTTCCGGTCCTCCCGTTCCTCATGGGGCTGTCTGGGTTCGAGACGGAAAAATTATGGCGGTGGGAACCCTGGAAGAACTGAATGCCCCCGACAATGTGCCGGTCGTGAAATCTAAAGTAGTGACTCCTGGTTTAATAGATGCCTATAGCATGGTTCCCCTGTCCGGGGCGTATAACATCTCTGCGGATCAGGATCACGACGAAAAGTCGGGAACACTCCAGCCGGAATTGCGAGTGCTTGATGCCTTTAATCCCCAGGAACCTCTATTGCGATTTCTGATGCAACAGGGGGTGACTTTAATCCACGCCTCTCCCGGACGCAGCAACCTGATTGCGGGACAAAGCGGAGTCTTTCGGACCTACGGCCAGAATGCGGATGAAATGGTAGTCCAGTTTCCGCAATCACTGGTGCTGAATCTGGGGGGCGAACCGAAATCGGCCTATCAGGGAAAATCGCCTGGTACTCGCATGGGCGTCGCCGCAATTCTGCGAAAAACGTTTCAGGAGGCCCAGAACAAGCTCAACAAAGAAAACAAGAAACCGGACGAAGAACAGGTCGACGCAGCCGAGGTGGATCGTTCAAAACCAGCCCTGGCCGAGCGACCTGCCGCGATTGAAAAGCCGGAATCACGCGATTTGAAACAGGAAATTCTAACCCAGGTTCTCAAACAGGATATACCAGTACTCATCGCGGCCCAACGCGCGGACGATCTTCTAACAGGGCTTCGGTTAATGCAGGAATTCGACTTGAAGGGTGTTTTTACACTCGCGGGCGAAGCGTATCTCGTGCGGGAGACATTGGCCGAATCGAAAACGCCTGTTATCGTTCATCCCACCATGCAGCGGGTCGGTGGAATGGAGACCTATCACTCCTACACCGGCAATGCCGCCGCATTGGTAGAGAAGGGCAACCTGATCGCCATTGGTACAGGATTTGAAGATTACGTCCCGAAAACCCGCATCGTTCGCCATGAAGCGGCGATGTCGATTCCATACGGTTTATCCCACGCGCAAGCACTGCAGGCGATCACGCTGGATGCGGCGCGGATACTGAAGTTGGACGATCAATACGGAAGCCTGGAACCAGGGAAAGTGGCAGACCTGGTGCTGTACGATGGCGATCCGTTTGAGCATGCAACTCACGTAGAGCAGGTCATTATTGACGGAAAACAGGTCTTTCAGCGAACGCAGGGGCCGATTGATTGGCGAGAGTTGATCAGCCTAATTCCGGCAATCCCCGAGTCCGGGTGCTGTCTCGGTTTTTAG
- a CDS encoding purine-nucleoside phosphorylase: MQGVFEQTAEAAALIQSKWSKKPAVGLILGTGLGDLSQQIDTDVVIPYAEIPYFPTSTVQSHAGQLVCGELRGKPIIAMEGRFHFYEGYSMQQVTFPVRVMKELGIDTLLITNASGGINPQLDLADIVVIEDHINLMPDSPLRGVNDDRLGPRFPDMSAPYNKDLLQLAREIALEMGIPVSPGVFVSVMGPNLETRAEYRMLKGMGADVVGMSTVPEVLVAVHADLKVLGFSVVTDLCLPDALEPANIDQILAVAARGGERLSRLIPQIVEKL, encoded by the coding sequence ATGCAAGGCGTCTTCGAACAAACAGCAGAAGCAGCAGCACTGATTCAAAGCAAATGGTCGAAGAAGCCAGCTGTCGGTCTGATTCTGGGAACAGGTCTTGGTGATCTTTCGCAGCAGATTGACACCGATGTGGTCATTCCTTACGCGGAGATTCCGTATTTTCCGACCTCGACAGTTCAGTCCCATGCCGGTCAGCTTGTTTGTGGGGAGCTTAGGGGAAAACCGATCATCGCAATGGAAGGTCGTTTCCATTTCTATGAAGGGTATTCCATGCAGCAGGTCACCTTTCCTGTGCGCGTAATGAAGGAACTGGGGATCGATACTCTCTTGATTACCAATGCTTCTGGCGGAATCAACCCACAACTTGACCTGGCGGATATCGTGGTCATCGAAGACCACATCAACCTGATGCCCGACAGTCCCCTCCGCGGTGTCAACGATGACCGTCTCGGACCCCGTTTCCCCGATATGTCGGCTCCTTACAACAAAGATCTGCTTCAACTCGCTCGCGAGATCGCCCTGGAAATGGGAATTCCTGTCAGCCCGGGTGTCTTCGTCTCCGTGATGGGACCGAATCTGGAAACCCGTGCCGAGTACCGGATGCTCAAAGGGATGGGAGCCGACGTTGTAGGCATGTCGACCGTCCCGGAAGTACTGGTTGCCGTCCATGCTGATTTGAAGGTTCTCGGATTTTCGGTTGTGACCGATCTTTGCTTGCCGGACGCTCTTGAACCGGCCAATATCGATCAAATTCTGGCGGTAGCGGCCCGTGGAGGCGAACGTCTTTCCCGATTGATCCCTCAAATAGTAGAGAAACTCTAA